One part of the Dehalococcoidia bacterium genome encodes these proteins:
- the larC gene encoding nickel pincer cofactor biosynthesis protein LarC codes for MPRIAYFDCFSGASGDMVLGALVDAGLPFSDLCDEVAKLPLPAEAYRLTASRVQRAGFAATKVDVEVRERPRHRSLAEVLGMISASTLPQADRESAARIFRALGEAEAKVHGTPVEEVELHEVGAVDAMVDVVGAVAGLRLLGVEAVYVSALPLGHGEARASHGAFPVPAPATLELLAAAGAPLSAGEGPAGELVTPTGAAILSVLGRFERPAMRLRAVGYGAGGRDPAGRPNVLRLWLGDAEAAPRTMRLVETNIDDMTPELFGYVQERLFAAGAADVWFTAIQMKKNRPGVLLSVLCSEALESEVIRIILAETTTLGLRSQEVRRYEAEREPLEFESSLGPAAVKVKRLPGEPPRVAPEYEACRRLAEASGLPLAEVYRRVTAEALERLAGGPSAS; via the coding sequence TTGCCCCGAATCGCCTACTTCGACTGCTTTTCCGGCGCCAGCGGCGACATGGTCCTCGGCGCGCTCGTCGATGCCGGACTGCCTTTCTCGGACCTGTGTGACGAAGTAGCGAAGCTGCCCTTGCCGGCGGAGGCCTATCGGTTGACCGCCAGCCGGGTGCAGCGCGCCGGTTTCGCGGCTACGAAGGTTGACGTCGAGGTCCGCGAACGACCGCGCCACCGCTCACTGGCCGAGGTCCTGGGCATGATCAGCGCATCGACGCTGCCGCAGGCCGACCGCGAGTCTGCCGCGCGCATCTTTCGCGCCCTAGGCGAGGCCGAGGCGAAGGTGCACGGCACTCCTGTGGAGGAGGTCGAACTGCATGAAGTCGGGGCCGTCGATGCGATGGTCGACGTAGTCGGCGCGGTGGCTGGCCTCCGTCTCCTCGGGGTCGAGGCCGTGTACGTCTCGGCCCTGCCGCTCGGGCACGGCGAGGCGCGCGCCAGCCACGGCGCCTTCCCTGTGCCGGCGCCCGCCACGCTGGAGCTGCTCGCGGCGGCCGGGGCGCCGCTGTCTGCCGGTGAAGGGCCGGCTGGCGAGCTGGTGACGCCGACTGGCGCCGCGATCCTCAGCGTCCTCGGCCGCTTCGAGAGGCCGGCGATGCGCCTCCGCGCCGTGGGCTACGGCGCCGGCGGACGGGACCCCGCCGGCCGCCCCAACGTCCTCCGCCTGTGGTTGGGTGACGCCGAGGCGGCCCCCCGCACGATGCGGCTGGTGGAGACGAACATCGACGACATGACGCCGGAGCTATTCGGCTACGTGCAGGAGCGCCTGTTCGCCGCCGGCGCCGCCGACGTCTGGTTCACCGCCATCCAGATGAAGAAGAACCGCCCGGGCGTGCTCCTTTCCGTGCTCTGCAGCGAGGCCCTCGAGTCCGAAGTGATACGGATCATCCTGGCGGAGACGACGACACTGGGCCTCCGCAGCCAGGAGGTCCGCCGCTACGAGGCGGAACGCGAGCCGCTGGAGTTCGAGTCGAGCCTCGGGCCAGCGGCCGTGAAGGTGAAGCGCCTCCCGGGCGAGCCGCCCCGCGTGGCGCCCGAATACGAAGCCTGTCGCAGGCTGGCCGAGGCATCGGGACTGCCGCTCGCGGAGGTCTACCGGCGCGTGACGGCCGAGGCGCTGGAACGCCTGGCTGGCGGCCCCAGCGCGAGTTGA
- a CDS encoding methylated-DNA--[protein]-cysteine S-methyltransferase has product MNARTVLDSPIGPLYLEASAVGLRRLAFGTGRKFPTAQAFEDGAVHPAAAEVLARAAGQLREYFEGTRKEFDLPLDIEGTSFQKRVWQAIAAIPYAESISYKRLAEEAGAPGAYRAAGAACGANHVAIVVPCHRVVGSDRSLHGFGGGLPVKRWLLDHEASTVMAGAARQAVLV; this is encoded by the coding sequence ATGAACGCCCGTACCGTGCTCGACTCGCCCATTGGCCCGCTCTACCTGGAAGCCTCGGCGGTCGGGCTGCGCCGCCTTGCCTTCGGCACGGGACGCAAGTTCCCGACGGCGCAGGCTTTCGAGGATGGCGCAGTCCATCCCGCGGCCGCGGAGGTCCTGGCGAGGGCAGCGGGCCAGCTGAGGGAGTACTTCGAGGGCACCCGCAAGGAGTTCGACCTGCCCCTCGACATCGAAGGCACCTCCTTCCAGAAGCGCGTCTGGCAGGCGATCGCCGCCATCCCTTACGCAGAGTCCATCAGCTACAAGCGGCTGGCTGAGGAGGCAGGAGCGCCGGGCGCCTACCGCGCAGCCGGCGCCGCTTGCGGCGCCAACCACGTCGCCATCGTCGTCCCCTGCCACCGGGTCGTAGGCTCGGACCGCAGTCTGCACGGCTTCGGCGGCGGCCTGCCGGTGAAGCGCTGGCTTCTGGACCACGAGGCCTCCACGGTGATGGCCGGCGCCGCCAGACAGGCTGTCCTCGTCTAA
- a CDS encoding DUF3052 family protein — translation MGLERTARVTFISPSGEAAGEGRALLETAEVLFRGPFRLRIPFADIHDLRVEEGMLTVTWPDGCACFEIGQDAARWADRIRNPRGLVEKLGLEAGMRVALVGLEEPGFQALLERSGVWVSDAADSGLDAVFLAADGVSDLARLPALRHRIKDAGAVWVVSRKGRAATLKDTQVMAAARAAGLIDTKVVSFSETRTALKLVIPRSLRSAVRDGRARTA, via the coding sequence GTGGGCCTCGAGCGCACCGCCCGCGTCACCTTCATCTCGCCGTCCGGCGAGGCCGCCGGCGAGGGCAGGGCGCTGCTCGAGACGGCAGAGGTCCTCTTTCGCGGCCCCTTCCGGCTGCGCATCCCTTTCGCCGACATCCACGACCTGCGCGTGGAGGAGGGCATGCTCACCGTCACGTGGCCGGACGGATGCGCGTGCTTCGAAATCGGCCAGGATGCCGCCAGGTGGGCCGATCGAATTCGCAACCCCCGTGGCCTCGTCGAGAAGCTGGGTTTGGAGGCGGGCATGCGGGTGGCCCTCGTAGGCCTGGAGGAACCCGGGTTTCAGGCGCTCCTGGAACGGTCGGGTGTCTGGGTCTCTGACGCGGCGGACTCCGGGCTGGACGCCGTCTTCCTTGCGGCGGACGGCGTCTCAGACCTCGCGCGCCTGCCGGCGCTGCGCCATCGGATCAAGGACGCGGGAGCGGTCTGGGTGGTGTCCCGGAAAGGCAGGGCCGCAACTCTGAAGGACACGCAAGTGATGGCCGCCGCTCGGGCCGCCGGACTCATCGACACCAAGGTCGTCTCGTTCTCGGAGACGCGGACCGCGCTGAAGCTGGTCATACCCAGGTCGCTGCGGTCGGCCGTCAGGGACGGCCGAGCACGTACCGCCTGA
- a CDS encoding Cof-type HAD-IIB family hydrolase: MPPDIRLIALDLDGTLLSPENRVSDEDAAAVREAVAAGAQVVLATARWHAAAGRTAALLGLDGFIISHNGALVRSRDDGEELFHHRIEQALASEIAEFLDAASGDAYVTVNDSTYVRSQRLGNPRMPAGIELTASLRPHVTAPATAFLVFGRDAVRSTVERFSGYHGSALNLAEGFSDSFPGYLNIVHALADKGAALRAVCEHQSISPLQAMAIGDAAPDIPMLKSAGIGVAMGNAPEAVKAAADAIAPSNSESGVAWAIRRYVLGRP, translated from the coding sequence TTGCCTCCTGACATCCGCCTGATCGCGCTCGACCTCGACGGGACGCTCCTGAGCCCGGAGAACCGCGTCTCGGACGAGGACGCAGCGGCCGTGCGTGAGGCCGTGGCCGCGGGTGCGCAGGTAGTGCTGGCGACGGCGCGCTGGCACGCCGCCGCCGGGCGCACGGCAGCACTGCTCGGGCTGGACGGCTTCATCATCAGCCACAACGGCGCACTGGTGCGGAGCCGTGATGACGGCGAGGAGCTGTTTCATCATCGCATCGAGCAGGCCCTAGCCAGTGAGATAGCGGAGTTCCTCGACGCCGCCTCGGGCGACGCTTACGTCACCGTCAACGACTCGACATACGTCCGCTCGCAGCGGCTCGGCAACCCGCGCATGCCCGCTGGCATCGAGCTCACGGCCTCGCTGAGGCCCCACGTCACCGCGCCGGCGACGGCGTTTCTGGTCTTCGGCAGGGATGCCGTGCGTAGCACCGTGGAGCGCTTCTCCGGTTATCACGGCAGCGCCCTGAACCTGGCGGAGGGCTTCAGCGACTCCTTCCCCGGCTACCTCAACATCGTCCACGCGCTCGCCGACAAGGGCGCGGCGCTGCGCGCCGTCTGCGAGCACCAGTCCATTTCGCCGCTTCAGGCAATGGCCATCGGCGACGCGGCGCCGGACATTCCGATGCTGAAGTCGGCCGGCATCGGCGTGGCAATGGGGAACGCGCCGGAAGCAGTGAAGGCGGCAGCGGACGCGATCGCCCCCTCGAATAGCGAGTCGGGCGTGGCCTGGGCGATCAGGCGGTACGTGCTCGGCCGTCCCTGA